In one Hyphomicrobium sp. 99 genomic region, the following are encoded:
- a CDS encoding LssY C-terminal domain-containing protein has translation MRLAIRTLQRIAIFGLGVLSVWLIVDVFELVDRRLPWILAVSATYIIGAYLILPRAVRMGLKILQRQHVPSFTITGDGLPGDPVNLALAGTATQLRSAFASAGWVEADPLNIASSWRMVQAFVLNTSYPAAPFSTLYLFGRGQDIGFQKAIDNSPRKRHHVRFWAQSLANAETDWSSAAFWLNDERPADDQHVLWVGAGTKDTGLSLTRLTFQMTHATDSDTNAERNYIVEELSQCGVIGKVTNYQTGDELITKHVNHYITDGDIAVAEIETTSLR, from the coding sequence ATGCGGTTAGCAATTCGCACATTGCAGCGGATAGCTATCTTCGGCCTCGGCGTCTTGAGCGTCTGGTTGATCGTAGATGTCTTTGAATTGGTGGACCGCCGGCTACCGTGGATCCTCGCCGTAAGCGCCACTTACATCATCGGCGCGTATCTCATACTCCCTCGCGCGGTTCGCATGGGACTGAAGATTCTTCAGCGCCAGCACGTGCCGAGCTTCACGATCACGGGAGATGGCTTGCCTGGCGATCCCGTGAACTTGGCATTGGCCGGCACCGCCACTCAGCTTCGCTCTGCATTCGCGAGCGCTGGTTGGGTGGAAGCGGATCCGCTGAATATCGCCAGCTCGTGGCGGATGGTCCAAGCATTCGTGCTCAACACCTCATACCCTGCCGCACCATTCAGTACGCTCTATCTTTTTGGACGCGGTCAAGACATCGGCTTTCAAAAGGCAATCGATAACAGTCCGCGCAAGCGCCACCATGTTCGCTTCTGGGCCCAGAGCCTCGCGAATGCCGAGACGGACTGGAGCTCAGCCGCCTTCTGGCTGAACGACGAGCGCCCGGCCGACGACCAACACGTGCTCTGGGTAGGAGCCGGCACCAAGGATACCGGGCTGTCTTTGACGCGCCTGACGTTCCAGATGACACACGCCACCGACTCCGACACCAACGCGGAGCGGAATTACATCGTCGAGGAACTGAGCCAGTGCGGCGTGATCGGAAAAGTGACCAACTATCAGACCGGCGACGAGCTGATCACGAAGCACGTCAACCACTACATCACCGACGGCGACATCGCTGTCGCCGAGATCGAAACAACATCATTGCGATGA
- a CDS encoding glycosyltransferase family 2 protein, with translation MANDEQPRVFLTLLVCTLGRVEPLERLLSSLTAQTLKNFEVIIVDQNPEGSLDPTIQKFPELRIKHLRSRPGLSRARNIGLSASSGRYVGFPDDDVWYRPTVVEEVFDTFRRNPKLSAITGRLIDPEGHPVTVYLPGEAQITRENIFEAANSNTIFIECALAQSLRFDEGLGLGAASEFQSGEETDFLLRALERGVAGWYFPELTIFHDAVDNGTPFAERARRATAYARGFGYVIRRHRYPPSYILGKIARTSLRGALCVATGDLDGARLRLAWTNGVLYGYSKGKPKLPVAAERIHGKKK, from the coding sequence ATGGCAAACGATGAACAACCAAGGGTTTTTCTCACGCTCCTCGTCTGCACCCTGGGCCGGGTGGAGCCTCTCGAACGCCTGTTGAGCTCACTAACCGCACAAACTCTCAAAAACTTCGAAGTCATCATCGTCGATCAAAATCCCGAGGGCTCTTTGGATCCCACGATCCAGAAATTCCCCGAGCTTCGCATAAAGCACTTGCGCTCGCGCCCAGGACTTTCGCGAGCAAGAAATATCGGTCTATCCGCTAGTTCGGGCCGGTATGTGGGCTTTCCTGACGACGATGTCTGGTACCGGCCGACTGTCGTGGAAGAGGTGTTCGACACCTTTCGCCGGAATCCAAAACTAAGCGCGATCACGGGGCGATTGATCGACCCTGAAGGACACCCTGTAACCGTCTATCTGCCGGGTGAAGCGCAGATAACCCGCGAAAACATTTTCGAGGCCGCCAATTCCAACACAATCTTCATCGAGTGCGCGCTCGCGCAGTCGCTGAGATTCGATGAGGGCCTTGGGTTGGGCGCGGCAAGCGAGTTTCAATCGGGCGAAGAAACCGATTTTCTTCTTCGCGCTCTAGAGCGCGGCGTTGCCGGATGGTATTTTCCGGAACTCACCATCTTCCACGACGCCGTCGATAACGGAACTCCGTTCGCCGAACGCGCCCGACGTGCAACAGCCTACGCGCGAGGTTTCGGCTATGTCATTCGAAGGCATCGCTACCCGCCGTCCTATATTTTAGGAAAAATTGCGCGAACCTCGCTCCGGGGAGCTTTGTGTGTCGCGACAGGAGATCTCGACGGCGCACGACTGAGGCTCGCATGGACCAACGGCGTGCTCTATGGATACAGCAAAGGCAAACCGAAGCTACCCGTCGCTGCTGAGCGGATTCACGGCAAGAAAAAGTAG
- a CDS encoding selenium-binding protein SBP56-related protein encodes MVQRPDPTFHASPKLASEAPPEKFAYTLLLSGDFSKPDALAIVDVDPASAQYGKIVHTVTMPNKGDEFHHFGWNACSSALSPLSGHAFIERRYLIIPGLRSSRLYIIDTKPHPTQAKIHKIIEPEEIFHKTGYSRPHTVHCGPDGIYVSTLGGAGPDGTDGPPGIFILDCETFDVLGRWEIDRGPQLLHYDFWWNLPRDYMVSSEWGLPPQFENGIVPEDLLANKYGHHIHFWNLRARRNVQTIDLGANHQMALEVRPAHDPAREYGFLGVVVDTTNLEGSIWTWWREGSEFRIEKTATIPAEPADPELLPPLLKGFGAVPPLVTDIDLSLDDKFLYVACWGTGELRQYDVTEPRKPKLVGSVHAGGIARRTPRPDGTPWAGGPQMLEISRDGKRVYVTNSLYSTWDDQFYPEGVPGALAIVNVNPAGGIAFDKTFHVEVPEGYRTHQVRLEGGDCSTDSFCYSSA; translated from the coding sequence ATGGTCCAGAGACCCGATCCAACCTTTCACGCATCTCCGAAACTCGCCAGCGAAGCCCCGCCTGAGAAGTTCGCCTACACGCTCCTGCTGAGCGGAGACTTCTCGAAGCCGGACGCACTAGCGATCGTCGATGTCGATCCAGCTTCGGCGCAATACGGAAAAATCGTGCACACCGTCACGATGCCGAACAAGGGCGACGAATTTCATCATTTCGGCTGGAACGCGTGCTCGTCGGCCCTTTCACCGCTCTCCGGTCACGCCTTCATCGAGAGACGATACCTCATCATCCCGGGGCTCCGCTCGTCGCGGCTCTATATCATCGATACGAAACCGCATCCGACACAGGCAAAAATTCACAAGATCATCGAGCCGGAAGAGATCTTCCATAAGACGGGTTATTCGCGTCCTCATACGGTCCACTGCGGACCAGATGGCATCTACGTCAGCACGCTGGGCGGCGCAGGTCCCGACGGAACCGACGGCCCACCAGGCATCTTCATTCTTGATTGCGAAACCTTCGACGTGCTCGGCCGATGGGAGATCGATCGCGGCCCGCAGCTTCTGCATTACGATTTCTGGTGGAACCTGCCGCGCGATTACATGGTCAGCAGCGAGTGGGGCTTGCCGCCGCAATTTGAAAACGGAATCGTGCCGGAAGACCTGCTTGCCAATAAATACGGGCATCACATTCACTTCTGGAACTTGCGCGCGCGCCGCAACGTGCAAACCATCGATCTCGGCGCCAACCATCAAATGGCGCTTGAAGTTCGCCCAGCGCATGATCCCGCCCGGGAATATGGCTTCCTCGGCGTCGTCGTCGACACAACGAACCTCGAGGGATCGATCTGGACGTGGTGGCGCGAAGGCTCGGAATTCCGCATTGAGAAGACGGCGACGATTCCGGCCGAACCTGCAGATCCCGAATTGTTGCCTCCCCTCCTCAAAGGCTTCGGTGCTGTCCCTCCGCTGGTGACGGATATCGATCTGTCCCTCGACGATAAATTTCTTTACGTCGCGTGTTGGGGGACGGGCGAGCTTCGCCAATATGACGTGACCGAGCCGCGTAAGCCGAAATTGGTTGGCAGCGTTCACGCGGGCGGCATCGCTCGGCGGACGCCTCGGCCCGACGGAACGCCCTGGGCAGGCGGACCGCAAATGCTCGAGATCAGTCGAGATGGAAAACGCGTGTACGTTACGAACTCGCTCTATTCGACGTGGGATGATCAATTCTATCCCGAAGGTGTTCCCGGCGCCTTGGCAATCGTCAACGTCAATCCAGCGGGCGGCATCGCATTCGACAAAACGTTTCATGTCGAAGTCCCCGAAGGATATCGCACGCACCAAGTTCGGCTCGAAGGCGGCGACTGCTCGACAGACTCGTTCTGCTACTCATCAGCTTGA
- a CDS encoding NtaA/DmoA family FMN-dependent monooxygenase (This protein belongs to a clade of FMN-dependent monooxygenases, within a broader family of flavin-dependent oxidoreductases, the luciferase-like monooxygenase (LMM) family, some of whose members use coenzyme F420 rather than FMN.): MSSKKFHLGWFTNFTADEWNEPFSNGGDSWDGKFHIEMAQSLDRAGFDFIMLEDKLAIPEAYGGSFEVYLKHALGMAPKHDPVPLATLLAASTKNLGVVATMSTLGYPPFLLARLCSTIDHLAGGRFGWNIVTSAENSAAQNFGLDRLPPREERYERAHEYMDLVFKLFDSWEDGAIIRDRASGTYADFKKVHTINFEGKYFKSRGPLNTARSPQGRPTLLQAGGSPTGRDFAARYADAIIAVSGGVEGMKEYRDDIRARARKHGRNPDDIKVMFLVTPVLGETEREARDRHDRITEAPGFIEQNLALISAITDIDFKKFDLDKPLPERLVTNGEQGSLDMFQQWGTSKSLRQLVVEASGGICASIELVGTPDQVADQMGEAMEQVGGDGFLITTPSLSTNRRHIAEVTDGLVPALQRRGLVRDGYTHKTLRENLRAF; this comes from the coding sequence GTGTCATCTAAGAAATTCCACTTGGGTTGGTTCACGAACTTCACTGCAGACGAGTGGAACGAACCCTTCTCGAATGGCGGCGATTCCTGGGACGGAAAATTCCACATCGAGATGGCTCAATCTCTCGATCGCGCCGGCTTCGACTTCATCATGCTCGAAGACAAGCTCGCCATCCCCGAAGCCTACGGTGGCAGCTTCGAAGTCTACCTGAAGCACGCACTCGGCATGGCGCCGAAGCATGACCCAGTTCCCCTTGCAACGTTGCTTGCTGCCTCGACGAAAAATCTCGGCGTCGTCGCAACCATGTCCACGCTCGGCTATCCGCCATTTCTCCTGGCGCGCCTGTGCTCGACCATCGACCATTTGGCCGGCGGACGCTTCGGCTGGAACATCGTGACGAGCGCTGAGAACTCTGCTGCGCAAAACTTCGGCTTGGATCGCTTGCCGCCCCGCGAGGAGCGCTACGAGAGAGCCCACGAATACATGGACCTCGTCTTCAAGCTGTTCGATTCCTGGGAAGACGGCGCCATCATTCGCGACCGCGCATCGGGCACCTACGCCGACTTCAAGAAGGTCCACACGATCAACTTCGAAGGAAAATATTTCAAATCGCGCGGCCCCTTGAACACAGCGCGGTCGCCCCAAGGACGACCGACGCTTCTTCAAGCCGGTGGATCACCAACGGGCCGCGACTTCGCGGCACGGTACGCCGACGCCATCATTGCAGTGAGCGGCGGCGTCGAAGGAATGAAGGAATACCGCGACGACATTCGCGCCCGCGCCAGGAAGCACGGACGCAATCCCGATGATATCAAGGTGATGTTCCTCGTGACACCCGTGCTCGGCGAGACCGAACGCGAAGCGCGCGACAGGCACGATCGCATCACCGAAGCGCCGGGCTTCATCGAGCAGAACCTCGCATTGATCTCCGCGATCACCGATATCGACTTCAAAAAGTTCGATCTCGACAAGCCGTTGCCGGAGCGCCTCGTCACCAACGGCGAGCAGGGTTCGCTTGATATGTTCCAGCAATGGGGCACCAGCAAATCCCTGAGGCAGCTCGTCGTCGAGGCCTCCGGCGGCATCTGCGCCTCGATCGAGCTTGTCGGAACGCCTGATCAAGTTGCCGATCAAATGGGCGAAGCGATGGAGCAGGTCGGCGGCGACGGCTTCCTAATCACGACGCCGAGCCTCTCGACCAACCGCCGGCATATCGCGGAAGTGACCGACGGTCTCGTACCGGCTCTGCAGCGCAGAGGTCTGGTCCGCGACGGCTATACCCACAAGACGCTGCGCGAAAACCTACGCGCCTTCTGA
- a CDS encoding putative urea ABC transporter substrate-binding protein, protein MKRKIFTILLAFAALLQVGAPSVHAAEKPTFKLGWIVFTPWMPWGYAQQSGILKKWADKYNVNIELVQLNDYVESLNQYSAGGLDGVLGSIADVYSIPVANGVDTTIFPIDYSNGADAVILKGKDKLADIKGQTVNLVEFSVSHYLLDRALESANLKPDDVKRVNTSDADFVAAYKSPDVSAIVAWNPQIEQIKTSGDAHIVFDSSKINGEIFESVLLRTSKLKENPDVAKALLGAWYETVGIINGTSPERAGVIKSLATASATDAAGYEQQLKSVVIFSDAKSALAFADRPETKNTLIRVRDFAHRYNLLGKDVKDANAIGIELPNGEVVGNSKNVLLRFDRSVLALAAAGKL, encoded by the coding sequence ATGAAACGCAAGATTTTTACAATTTTGCTGGCGTTTGCAGCACTCCTGCAAGTCGGCGCACCTTCCGTCCATGCAGCGGAAAAGCCCACATTCAAACTCGGCTGGATTGTCTTCACGCCTTGGATGCCCTGGGGATACGCGCAGCAGAGCGGCATCCTGAAAAAATGGGCCGATAAGTATAACGTCAACATCGAGCTCGTGCAGCTCAACGACTATGTCGAGTCGCTCAATCAGTATTCGGCTGGCGGCCTTGATGGCGTGCTCGGCAGCATCGCCGACGTTTATTCCATTCCCGTTGCCAACGGCGTCGACACGACGATCTTCCCGATCGACTATTCGAACGGCGCCGATGCCGTCATTCTGAAAGGCAAGGACAAGCTTGCCGACATCAAAGGACAGACGGTCAATCTGGTCGAGTTCTCGGTCTCCCACTACCTGCTCGATCGCGCTCTCGAATCCGCAAATCTCAAGCCCGACGACGTCAAGCGCGTGAACACGTCGGACGCGGACTTCGTGGCGGCCTATAAGAGCCCCGACGTCTCCGCGATCGTCGCGTGGAACCCGCAGATCGAGCAGATCAAGACATCGGGCGATGCCCACATCGTCTTCGACTCTTCAAAGATCAACGGAGAGATTTTCGAGTCCGTTCTCCTGCGTACGAGCAAGCTCAAGGAAAATCCCGATGTCGCCAAAGCCCTGCTCGGTGCGTGGTACGAAACTGTCGGCATCATTAATGGAACGTCGCCAGAACGTGCTGGCGTGATCAAATCGCTTGCCACTGCTTCAGCAACCGATGCGGCAGGCTATGAGCAGCAGCTCAAGTCCGTCGTCATATTCTCGGACGCCAAATCTGCGCTCGCATTCGCCGACAGACCGGAAACCAAAAATACGCTTATCCGCGTCCGCGATTTCGCCCATCGCTACAATCTTCTCGGCAAGGACGTGAAGGACGCCAACGCAATCGGCATCGAACTTCCGAACGGCGAAGTCGTCGGAAATTCGAAGAATGTTCTCTTGCGGTTCGACAGATCTGTTCTGGCGCTCGCAGCAGCGGGCAAACTCTAA
- a CDS encoding ABC transporter permease — translation MARLLNTTPSRGLTLALGAAPFLAVAIVYGYASAARLLVNARDNLLPSLETMLGGLQRVGFETDPISGHFVFLADTLASLERLGVGLGIAAIIGLYIGIIVGLIPLARATLAPFIAVLSIIPPITLLPILFIAFGLGDTSKIILIVIGIAPFIARDIAARTQEIPKEMLIKAQTLYGSTWLITLHIVLPQIFPRLLESIRLSLGPAWLFVLSGEAIAAQSGLGYRIFLVRRYMAMDVIIPYVIWIGILAFTFDLALRWSARRLSPWSQPGNTR, via the coding sequence ATGGCCCGCTTATTGAACACGACGCCGTCTCGAGGGCTGACCTTAGCCCTCGGGGCGGCACCATTCCTCGCAGTCGCAATCGTTTACGGATACGCGTCGGCGGCGCGTCTGCTCGTCAACGCACGCGACAATCTCTTGCCGTCTCTCGAGACCATGCTCGGCGGACTGCAACGCGTAGGTTTCGAAACCGATCCGATCTCAGGCCACTTCGTCTTTCTTGCCGATACGCTGGCCAGCCTTGAACGGCTCGGAGTAGGTCTTGGCATCGCAGCCATTATCGGTCTCTACATCGGCATCATCGTCGGTCTGATCCCGCTCGCGCGCGCAACGCTGGCACCCTTCATTGCCGTCCTTTCGATCATTCCGCCGATCACGCTTCTACCCATATTGTTCATCGCATTCGGCCTGGGAGACACCTCGAAAATCATCCTGATCGTGATCGGCATCGCGCCGTTCATCGCGCGTGACATCGCCGCTCGCACGCAGGAAATCCCGAAGGAAATGCTTATCAAAGCGCAGACGCTGTACGGATCGACCTGGTTGATCACACTGCATATCGTTCTGCCGCAGATCTTTCCGCGTCTTCTCGAAAGCATTCGTCTCAGCCTCGGCCCGGCATGGCTTTTCGTGTTGTCCGGTGAAGCCATCGCAGCACAAAGCGGTCTCGGCTACCGGATCTTTCTCGTCCGGCGATACATGGCGATGGATGTGATCATCCCTTATGTCATATGGATCGGCATATTGGCATTCACGTTCGATCTTGCGCTACGGTGGAGCGCAAGGCGGCTCTCCCCCTGGTCACAACCCGGAAACACAAGATGA
- a CDS encoding ABC transporter ATP-binding protein, with product MSQISVRNLDVVIDGHPVLRQVNLDVASGEFCVVTGPSGSGKTTFIRLLLSQIRPTAGEISIDGTPIAPFPAPDRGVVFQDYSVFPHKTALQNVLVGPQFKRSRFLGRIFGQERKKLIEQAMQALSDVGLAQAASKYPSQLSGGMRQRLAIAQALICRPKVLLLDEPFGALDPENRAQLHRVVLKLWRESRTTIVMVTHDLAEAQTLATRLVSFGFAAGGGGTIVSDGSPQAGSAVVTSFTQKSGNPANRQKKRKYR from the coding sequence ATGAGCCAGATCTCCGTCCGTAATCTGGATGTCGTCATCGACGGCCATCCCGTTCTCCGTCAGGTCAATCTCGACGTCGCGAGCGGCGAATTCTGCGTCGTCACCGGGCCGTCGGGAAGCGGAAAGACGACATTTATCCGCCTCCTCCTCAGTCAGATACGACCGACGGCTGGCGAGATCTCGATCGATGGCACTCCGATCGCTCCCTTCCCCGCTCCGGATCGCGGAGTTGTATTTCAGGATTACTCCGTTTTTCCGCACAAGACCGCGTTGCAAAACGTTCTTGTCGGTCCGCAGTTCAAACGCTCGCGATTTCTCGGCCGCATTTTCGGTCAGGAGCGCAAAAAGCTTATCGAACAAGCGATGCAAGCGCTTTCTGATGTCGGCCTCGCACAGGCCGCATCGAAGTATCCGAGCCAGCTCTCCGGCGGCATGCGCCAACGTTTGGCGATTGCTCAAGCCTTGATCTGCCGCCCGAAAGTGTTGCTGCTCGATGAGCCTTTCGGAGCGCTCGATCCTGAAAACCGCGCACAGCTTCATCGCGTTGTTCTCAAACTTTGGCGCGAGAGCCGCACGACGATTGTGATGGTGACCCACGATCTCGCCGAGGCTCAGACGTTGGCGACGCGGCTCGTATCCTTCGGTTTTGCCGCCGGCGGCGGTGGAACGATCGTTTCTGATGGATCTCCCCAAGCCGGCTCGGCCGTGGTCACATCCTTCACACAGAAAAGCGGCAACCCGGCGAATCGGCAGAAAAAACGCAAATACCGCTGA
- a CDS encoding TonB-dependent siderophore receptor yields the protein MLRAFMRRTTRATLLCTLSSFSALEADAEVPTSPNTELPAVTVTADTDPKPNKKAPSAAQQSSTPRASGGGATGTARDIDNSDVAVSPTGIVSPVEQIASSVTVITSKEIQAQQRRTLPDVLKSVPGLNVVQTGGPGGLTSVFMRGTNSNHTKVLIDGIDVSDPSNSNRSFDFGQVLTTDIERVEVLRGPQSGLYGADALGGVIAIYTKAGKGPPKATGMVEGGSFGTFNQATSISGGTDRYNYSFSVSHFRADDTPVTPFDLLLPGEEHHSSRYDNWTYSTKIGVDVTKDVTVNFVSRYTDATLHFTGDDSGYPSHPNSSLSRSDYEQFYTRGEVVWKTLGGNLTNYFGINYANLQSDNNDTTWGRSSNDGERVKYDWRSVLRVAPGYTIVTGAEHQRGHLDNWDGNGPLSAEEWNRAGFVELQSEIFRNFFLVSNVRYDDNENFGGHTTWRVAPAYLIEATGTKLKGSVGTGFKAPTLYQRFMVSPWSQGNPDLAPEESLGMDAGFEQSIFKGRAQFGAIYFYNDITNLINSGFDSGHWTYVNVGKAKTSGVEVFASADITDSLRVRADYTYTEATNEDTHTQLLRRPRNKASLQAGWIPYDPLLLTASLVYIGETADIDRSTYATITQPGFTLVNVAADYKLKEGVSLFGRIDNLFDKRYENPNGFEGTGIGVYGGLRFTN from the coding sequence ATGCTACGCGCCTTCATGCGCCGCACTACGCGTGCGACGCTTCTCTGCACGCTATCATCATTTTCTGCGCTCGAAGCGGACGCTGAGGTGCCGACATCACCTAACACCGAGCTTCCTGCTGTCACCGTGACTGCGGACACAGATCCGAAACCGAACAAGAAGGCGCCAAGTGCCGCTCAGCAAAGTTCGACGCCTCGGGCTTCAGGCGGAGGTGCCACTGGAACGGCGCGTGATATCGACAATTCGGATGTGGCCGTTTCGCCGACGGGCATCGTCTCGCCCGTCGAGCAGATCGCAAGCTCGGTTACCGTCATCACATCAAAGGAAATCCAAGCGCAGCAGCGCCGCACGCTGCCAGATGTTCTGAAAAGCGTGCCGGGTCTCAACGTCGTGCAAACGGGTGGTCCCGGCGGCCTTACGTCGGTCTTCATGCGCGGAACAAATTCAAATCACACGAAGGTTTTGATCGACGGCATCGACGTCAGCGACCCGAGCAATTCCAACCGTTCCTTCGATTTCGGTCAGGTGCTGACGACGGACATCGAACGCGTCGAAGTCTTGCGCGGCCCGCAGAGCGGCCTTTACGGCGCGGACGCTTTGGGCGGCGTCATCGCCATCTACACGAAAGCGGGCAAGGGACCGCCTAAAGCCACCGGAATGGTAGAAGGCGGCTCGTTCGGTACGTTCAACCAGGCGACGAGCATCAGCGGCGGGACGGATCGCTACAACTACTCATTCAGCGTTTCGCATTTTCGAGCCGACGATACGCCTGTGACGCCGTTCGATCTTCTGTTGCCGGGCGAAGAACACCACAGCAGCCGTTACGACAATTGGACGTATTCGACAAAGATCGGCGTTGACGTGACAAAGGACGTCACGGTGAATTTCGTCAGCCGCTATACGGATGCGACGCTACATTTCACCGGCGATGATTCAGGCTATCCGAGCCACCCCAATTCGTCACTGTCGCGCTCGGATTATGAGCAGTTCTATACTCGCGGCGAAGTCGTGTGGAAGACGCTCGGCGGCAACCTGACCAACTACTTCGGCATCAACTACGCCAATCTTCAGTCGGACAACAACGATACCACATGGGGCAGAAGCTCCAACGACGGCGAACGCGTGAAATACGACTGGCGTAGCGTTCTTCGCGTGGCGCCGGGTTATACGATCGTGACCGGCGCCGAGCATCAGCGCGGACACCTCGACAATTGGGACGGCAATGGACCATTGTCCGCCGAGGAATGGAACCGCGCCGGGTTCGTGGAGCTGCAATCGGAAATCTTCCGGAACTTCTTCCTCGTCAGCAACGTGCGCTATGACGACAACGAAAACTTTGGCGGTCATACGACGTGGCGCGTCGCACCAGCTTACTTGATCGAAGCGACGGGCACAAAACTGAAGGGCAGCGTCGGCACTGGGTTCAAAGCGCCGACGCTCTATCAACGATTCATGGTTTCGCCGTGGTCGCAAGGCAATCCCGACCTTGCCCCCGAGGAAAGCCTTGGCATGGATGCCGGCTTCGAGCAGTCCATTTTCAAAGGCCGGGCTCAATTCGGCGCAATATACTTCTACAATGACATCACAAACCTGATCAATTCGGGCTTCGATTCCGGCCATTGGACCTACGTGAATGTCGGCAAGGCGAAGACATCCGGTGTTGAGGTCTTTGCATCGGCGGACATCACGGATAGCCTTCGCGTCCGAGCCGACTACACTTATACGGAAGCAACCAACGAAGATACGCACACGCAGCTTCTTCGCCGTCCCCGGAATAAGGCGAGCCTCCAGGCAGGATGGATACCCTACGATCCGCTCTTGTTGACGGCTTCGCTGGTCTACATCGGCGAGACGGCCGATATCGACCGCTCAACTTACGCGACTATTACGCAGCCTGGGTTCACGCTGGTCAACGTGGCTGCCGACTATAAGCTCAAGGAAGGCGTCAGCCTCTTTGGGCGGATCGATAACCTCTTCGACAAGCGCTACGAAAATCCGAACGGCTTCGAAGGCACCGGCATCGGCGTCTACGGCGGTCTTCGGTTCACGAACTGA
- a CDS encoding adenosylcobinamide amidohydrolase — MRNIEIGYVSGQTDERTEAHATTSLNLPFVLTHQTRILLANFDEPQRMLSWSLTKPGFQIARQVAWIELRDADLPADQDAEDVIASRIAKVGLTEAVSLITSRDISRHHVSRVAVEDTVAACISTVGLSNGERVGQRFAPPGTPLGTINTMVHASVPLSDAALIEAITIAAEARTAAILDSEVRRSGVAITGTGTDCIIVAAPLGGSVRFAGLHTAAGEAIGAAVYNAIRDGIAAWLQDTETMQLAVGIES; from the coding sequence ATGCGGAATATCGAAATAGGATATGTGTCGGGTCAGACCGACGAGCGAACCGAAGCTCATGCGACGACTTCCCTGAACCTTCCCTTTGTTCTCACGCACCAAACACGGATCCTGCTCGCAAACTTCGATGAGCCTCAGCGGATGCTGAGTTGGTCGCTGACGAAGCCCGGCTTTCAAATCGCCCGGCAAGTGGCTTGGATCGAACTCCGCGATGCCGATCTGCCTGCCGATCAAGACGCCGAGGATGTCATCGCCAGCCGTATCGCGAAAGTCGGGCTAACCGAGGCGGTGTCTCTGATCACCTCGCGCGACATCAGTCGGCATCACGTATCGCGGGTCGCCGTCGAAGATACCGTCGCGGCATGCATCAGCACTGTCGGACTCTCAAACGGCGAGCGCGTTGGGCAACGCTTCGCACCGCCCGGCACTCCGCTCGGCACCATCAACACGATGGTTCATGCATCGGTACCGCTTTCGGACGCGGCATTGATCGAGGCGATCACGATAGCCGCTGAAGCGAGAACCGCCGCCATTTTGGATTCTGAAGTACGCCGATCGGGCGTGGCAATCACTGGCACGGGAACGGATTGCATCATCGTTGCGGCGCCGCTCGGCGGCTCGGTGCGGTTCGCTGGTCTACATACTGCCGCCGGCGAAGCGATCGGTGCAGCCGTCTACAATGCAATACGCGACGGCATAGCCGCATGGCTCCAGGATACGGAGACCATGCAGCTAGCCGTCGGCATTGAAAGCTAG